From the genome of Deinococcus roseus, one region includes:
- a CDS encoding helix-turn-helix domain-containing protein has protein sequence MTHTRHEPMALLTVQEAARMLHVSDDTVRRQIKEGDLEAVRIGTTPQGRPRYRIPSAAVEEKLGQSTLKAPSALERLQEAFSTLTEEQQETLIAQAVQWARSQSPGEPPRDRKPEPSKAELDKRFAGRLKVRK, from the coding sequence ATGACCCACACCCGACATGAACCCATGGCCCTGCTGACCGTGCAGGAAGCCGCCAGAATGCTCCACGTCAGCGATGACACGGTCCGCAGGCAAATCAAAGAAGGAGACCTGGAAGCCGTCCGAATCGGTACCACGCCACAGGGCAGACCCCGTTACCGCATCCCCTCTGCAGCCGTGGAAGAAAAACTGGGACAGAGCACCCTGAAAGCTCCTTCCGCTCTGGAACGCCTGCAAGAAGCCTTCAGTACCCTGACTGAAGAACAGCAGGAAACGCTGATTGCACAGGCTGTGCAGTGGGCCAGGAGCCAATCTCCAGGTGAACCCCCCAGGGACCGCAAACCAGAACCCAGCAAAGCGGAACTGGACAAGCGTTTTGCAGGTCGCCTGAAGGTCCGGAAG